In a genomic window of Flavobacterium sp. KACC 22761:
- the rsmI gene encoding 16S rRNA (cytidine(1402)-2'-O)-methyltransferase: MSKLYIVPTPIGNLEDMTFRAIRVLKEVDLILAEDTRTSGKLLKHFEIGTHMHSHHMHNEHKTTENLIARLKAGETIALISDAGTPAISDPGFLLTRACVENKIEVECLPGATAFVPALVNSGLPNDKFVFEGFLPDKKGRQTRFLALAEETRTMILYVSPHKLVKTLAEFVQYFGEDRQVCVSRELSKLHEENVRGTAKEVLAHFEKTAPRGEIVVVVAGKIITKEPKKSKFSKDEE; this comes from the coding sequence ATGTCAAAATTATATATCGTTCCAACGCCAATTGGCAATCTTGAAGACATGACTTTCAGAGCCATTCGGGTTTTGAAAGAAGTCGATTTGATTTTGGCCGAAGACACCCGCACAAGCGGAAAATTGTTGAAGCATTTTGAAATTGGCACGCACATGCACAGCCATCATATGCACAACGAACACAAAACAACCGAAAACCTAATTGCCCGTTTAAAAGCTGGCGAAACCATCGCTTTGATTTCAGACGCAGGAACTCCGGCGATTTCAGATCCTGGCTTTTTATTGACGCGCGCTTGTGTAGAAAATAAAATTGAAGTTGAATGCCTTCCGGGCGCAACGGCTTTTGTTCCCGCGCTTGTAAACAGCGGACTACCAAATGATAAATTTGTTTTTGAAGGTTTTCTGCCTGATAAAAAAGGCCGTCAGACTCGATTTTTGGCTTTAGCCGAAGAAACCCGAACGATGATTTTATACGTTTCTCCTCATAAACTCGTTAAGACTTTAGCAGAATTTGTTCAATATTTTGGAGAAGACCGACAAGTTTGTGTTTCAAGAGAATTATCAAAATTACATGAAGAAAATGTACGCGGAACTGCAAAAGAAGTTTTGGCACATTTTGAAAAAACAGCACCGCGTGGCGAAATTGTCGTTGTCGTTGCTGGAAAAATAATAACAAAAGAACCTAAGAAAAGTAAGTTTTCTAAGGACGAAGAATAA
- a CDS encoding HopJ type III effector protein — protein MSIQAFLEKVKQTPTQITFPETIAVIEENYNFTPTAFQNGTQHNAAGENSGSCKLFSFAKLQNLSKEETLACFGAFYFEEVLGDPNGTNHQNIRNFINLGWDAIQFEGNALEAK, from the coding sequence ATGAGCATACAAGCCTTTTTAGAAAAAGTAAAACAAACTCCAACACAAATCACATTTCCTGAAACTATTGCAGTAATCGAAGAAAACTACAATTTTACTCCAACTGCTTTTCAAAACGGAACACAGCATAACGCAGCAGGAGAAAATTCTGGTTCTTGCAAATTGTTTTCTTTTGCAAAACTGCAAAACTTAAGCAAAGAAGAAACATTAGCATGTTTTGGCGCTTTCTATTTTGAAGAAGTTTTAGGTGATCCAAATGGAACAAATCATCAAAACATTAGAAACTTCATTAACTTAGGTTGGGACGCAATTCAATTTGAAGGAAATGCTTTAGAAGCAAAATAA
- the recJ gene encoding single-stranded-DNA-specific exonuclease RecJ, with product MRWTLKPKPSEEKVKHLAQALNVEDFVATLLIQRGIETFDDAKNFFRPSLEHLHDPYLMKDMDKAVARIELAIENQENILVFGDYDVDGTTAVSLVSSYLKSHYPNIATYIPDRYDEGYGISYKGIDYADDNGISLIIALDCGIKSIDHIAYAKAKNIDFIICDHHRPGDILPDAVAVLDPKREDCNYPYDELCGCGVGFKLIQALGQNRNETTEDLIPYLDLVATAIAADIVPITGENRVLAYFGLKVINSEPRPGIKALVHQVKKKVLDITDVVFIISPRINAAGRIKHGNHAVELLTEFDLEQAQQFASEIEQYNADRKDLDKKITKEAFQQIIENKEEERFSTVVFQEDWHKGVIGIVASRLIETYYRPTLVFTKSGDKYAASARSVKGFDVYNALDACAEHLEQFGGHMYAAGMTLKAENYQTFKDAFEKQVSETISPEMLTPEIEIDAEINFSDITPKLIRILKQFEPFGPQNMTPVFMTTDVKDTGYAKTLGSEDEHLRLFAKQSNSDGIAAIGFGLGKKIDITKNQNTFQLAYTIAENEWNGTVSTQLMLKDIRTNGRN from the coding sequence ATGCGTTGGACCTTAAAACCAAAACCTTCTGAAGAAAAAGTCAAACATTTGGCACAAGCTTTAAATGTAGAAGATTTTGTTGCAACGCTATTGATTCAGCGCGGCATTGAAACTTTTGACGATGCGAAGAATTTCTTTCGCCCTTCTTTAGAGCATTTGCATGATCCGTATTTGATGAAAGATATGGACAAAGCCGTTGCCCGAATTGAATTAGCGATTGAAAATCAAGAAAATATTCTGGTTTTTGGCGATTATGATGTTGACGGGACAACAGCGGTTTCTTTGGTTTCTTCGTATTTAAAATCACATTATCCAAATATAGCTACTTACATTCCGGATCGTTACGACGAAGGTTACGGAATCTCTTACAAAGGAATTGACTACGCAGACGACAACGGAATTTCTTTGATTATCGCTTTAGACTGCGGCATAAAATCAATTGATCATATCGCTTACGCGAAAGCAAAAAACATCGATTTTATTATTTGCGATCACCACCGTCCCGGCGACATTCTTCCAGATGCGGTTGCTGTTTTAGATCCAAAAAGAGAAGATTGCAATTATCCTTATGATGAATTATGCGGTTGTGGTGTTGGTTTTAAATTGATTCAGGCTTTAGGGCAAAATAGAAATGAAACTACGGAAGACCTGATTCCATATCTCGATTTGGTTGCCACTGCAATTGCCGCCGATATTGTTCCGATTACAGGAGAAAATCGTGTTTTGGCCTATTTCGGATTGAAAGTAATCAACAGCGAACCAAGACCCGGAATTAAGGCTTTAGTTCATCAAGTAAAAAAGAAAGTTCTTGATATTACTGATGTGGTTTTTATTATTTCACCCCGAATTAATGCCGCCGGAAGAATCAAACACGGAAATCATGCTGTAGAACTTTTAACCGAATTTGATCTTGAACAAGCACAGCAATTCGCATCGGAAATAGAACAATATAATGCCGACCGAAAAGATTTAGACAAAAAAATTACCAAAGAAGCATTTCAGCAAATTATAGAAAATAAGGAAGAAGAACGTTTTTCAACCGTCGTTTTTCAAGAAGACTGGCACAAAGGTGTAATCGGAATTGTAGCTTCAAGATTGATTGAAACCTATTATCGTCCGACTTTGGTTTTCACAAAAAGTGGCGACAAATATGCCGCTTCGGCTCGATCAGTAAAAGGTTTTGATGTTTATAATGCACTTGATGCTTGCGCAGAACATTTGGAACAATTTGGAGGCCATATGTATGCAGCTGGAATGACTTTAAAAGCTGAGAATTATCAAACTTTCAAAGATGCTTTTGAGAAACAAGTTTCAGAAACAATTTCACCAGAAATGCTGACTCCAGAAATTGAGATCGATGCCGAAATAAATTTCTCGGATATAACGCCAAAACTCATTCGGATTTTAAAACAATTTGAGCCTTTTGGCCCACAGAATATGACGCCGGTTTTTATGACAACAGATGTTAAAGATACGGGTTATGCAAAAACCTTAGGTTCAGAAGACGAACATTTAAGACTCTTCGCCAAACAATCTAATTCAGACGGAATAGCTGCAATTGGTTTTGGACTCGGAAAAAAAATAGATATTACAAAAAATCAAAATACGTTTCAACTAGCATATACAATTGCCGAAAATGAATGGAATGGAACGGTTTCAACACAGCTTATGCTGAAAGACATTAGAACAAATGGAAGAAATTAA
- a CDS encoding MFS transporter, protein MEEIKSNKPDPYQALRYREFNVYLLLRFCMVFAWAMQFIVIEWEVYSLTKNPLSLGIIGLMEVIPAVGMALFAGHIVDQSEKKGLLVKCILGFSVISFGLFLLTWPKVVSGWPTNSILYSIYFLVFLGGLVRAFLGPTTFSLQSLIIPKKVYPNASTWSSSVWQIGAVMGPALAGFSINWIGVHWSMCLVFGFSILALIALSQISKKPIVNPKIGESIKDSLTEGLTFVFKNQVVLGALSLDMIAVLFGGAVALLPVFAQDILKVGSEGFGILRAAPAVGSFITMLVSAYVPLYKNAGKKLLVAIFVFGLSIILFGLSTYFWLSVFALFLSGLADGISVVIRQTILQLKTPDHMRGRVGAVNSIFVGSSNELGAFESGATAKLMGTVTSVVFGGSITLLTVLGFGFISPTFRDLDLKRDMEDHHKLD, encoded by the coding sequence ATGGAAGAAATTAAATCAAATAAACCAGATCCGTATCAAGCGCTTCGTTATAGAGAATTCAATGTGTATTTATTACTGCGCTTCTGTATGGTTTTTGCCTGGGCAATGCAGTTTATCGTGATCGAATGGGAAGTTTATAGCTTGACTAAAAACCCGCTTTCGTTAGGAATTATTGGTTTGATGGAAGTAATTCCAGCTGTTGGAATGGCATTATTTGCCGGACATATTGTCGATCAAAGCGAAAAGAAAGGACTATTGGTAAAATGTATTCTGGGATTTTCCGTAATTAGTTTTGGATTGTTTTTATTAACCTGGCCAAAAGTTGTCAGTGGTTGGCCAACCAATTCAATTCTGTATTCAATTTATTTTTTGGTTTTTCTTGGCGGTTTAGTTCGTGCCTTTCTTGGTCCAACTACTTTCTCTCTTCAATCGCTTATTATTCCAAAAAAAGTATATCCAAATGCTTCAACTTGGAGCAGTTCGGTTTGGCAAATTGGAGCCGTAATGGGTCCTGCATTGGCTGGATTTTCAATCAACTGGATTGGCGTGCACTGGTCAATGTGTCTGGTTTTCGGATTTTCAATTCTCGCCTTAATTGCCTTGTCACAAATCAGTAAAAAACCAATCGTAAACCCGAAGATTGGAGAATCAATAAAAGACAGCCTTACAGAAGGCTTGACTTTTGTCTTCAAAAATCAAGTAGTTTTAGGTGCTTTATCGCTTGACATGATTGCTGTACTTTTTGGAGGTGCCGTGGCTTTATTGCCGGTTTTTGCTCAAGACATCTTAAAAGTTGGTTCTGAAGGATTTGGAATATTAAGGGCCGCGCCCGCTGTTGGTTCTTTTATTACAATGCTCGTTTCTGCTTATGTGCCTTTATATAAAAATGCTGGAAAGAAACTGTTAGTTGCCATTTTTGTTTTTGGATTATCGATCATTTTATTTGGTCTTTCAACTTATTTCTGGCTTTCTGTTTTTGCTTTATTTTTAAGCGGATTGGCTGACGGAATTTCTGTAGTTATTCGTCAAACCATTTTACAGCTTAAAACTCCCGATCACATGCGTGGGCGTGTTGGCGCAGTAAATTCTATTTTTGTCGGATCTTCTAATGAATTAGGTGCTTTCGAAAGTGGGGCAACTGCCAAATTAATGGGAACTGTGACTTCAGTTGTTTTTGGAGGAAGCATCACACTTTTGACCGTTTTAGGTTTTGGATTTATATCGCCTACTTTTAGAGATTTAGATTTGAAAAGAGATATGGAAGATCACCATAAATTGGATTAG
- a CDS encoding cytochrome c3 family protein: MKKTRILFVLLLLAVCLTNCKNSSDDYIDPRGTDYAGSESCIQCHQTQYDMALKSSHFKATAEATSENVLGDFDKGNHTFIYDKNTKLVMEKRGDSLFQVLYKNGKEVQAHRFDIVFGAKHAQTSVYWRNNNTYELPLSYYTSIHNWATSPGFPADKPYFDRMVVKDCYSCHASNASSRMVNQNSQERNMMSMDVEDIIKKETIVYGIDCERCHGPAKKHIEFHLKNPNIKVANSITSFKNLNRQQRLDACALCHAGNDGMKMKSRFDFKPGNNLSDFYRDTRSITDTAKFDVHGNQFRLMAQSKCFIKSEKMDCISCHNPHENASKNMASYSKICMSCHQGLKHKETTLKTMPEKLLASNCVECHMPKKASGAIKFQLSNSKQLSEYILRTHKIGIYTK, translated from the coding sequence ATGAAAAAAACACGCATTCTCTTTGTCCTTTTACTTTTGGCAGTATGTTTAACCAACTGCAAAAACTCGTCTGACGATTATATTGACCCACGCGGTACTGATTATGCTGGATCTGAAAGCTGTATTCAATGCCATCAAACGCAATATGACATGGCTTTGAAAAGTTCTCATTTTAAAGCCACAGCAGAAGCAACTTCAGAAAATGTTTTGGGAGATTTTGACAAAGGCAATCATACTTTCATTTATGATAAAAATACCAAATTGGTCATGGAAAAGCGTGGAGATAGTCTATTCCAAGTTTTATACAAAAACGGAAAAGAAGTTCAAGCACACCGATTTGACATTGTATTTGGAGCAAAACATGCACAAACTTCAGTTTATTGGCGCAACAATAACACTTATGAGCTTCCGCTCTCCTATTATACTTCAATTCATAATTGGGCAACAAGCCCTGGATTTCCTGCAGACAAACCATACTTTGATCGAATGGTAGTCAAAGACTGCTATTCTTGCCACGCTTCAAATGCCAGCAGCAGAATGGTGAATCAAAATTCTCAAGAGCGAAATATGATGTCAATGGATGTTGAAGATATTATCAAAAAAGAGACAATAGTTTACGGAATTGATTGCGAGCGCTGTCACGGCCCAGCAAAAAAACATATTGAATTTCATCTCAAAAATCCAAATATAAAAGTTGCAAACTCAATAACAAGTTTTAAAAACCTAAACAGACAACAAAGATTGGATGCCTGCGCTCTTTGTCACGCCGGAAATGACGGAATGAAAATGAAATCACGTTTTGATTTTAAGCCCGGAAATAATTTATCTGACTTTTACAGAGATACTCGAAGCATTACCGATACCGCAAAATTTGATGTACACGGAAATCAATTCCGTTTGATGGCACAAAGCAAATGTTTCATTAAAAGTGAAAAAATGGATTGCATTTCATGTCATAATCCTCATGAAAATGCTTCTAAAAATATGGCTTCGTATTCTAAAATTTGCATGAGCTGTCATCAAGGTTTGAAGCATAAAGAAACCACTTTAAAAACAATGCCTGAGAAATTATTAGCGAGCAATTGTGTAGAATGCCACATGCCGAAAAAAGCTTCTGGAGCAATTAAATTTCAGCTTTCAAATAGCAAACAGCTTTCAGAATATATTTTGCGAACGCACAAAATTGGAATTTATACAAAATAA
- a CDS encoding UDP-2,3-diacylglucosamine diphosphatase, with product MKKIYFASDQHFGAPTPELSLPREKKFVAWLDEVKEDAEAIFLLGDLFDFWFEYKTVVPKGFVRILGKLAEIRDSGIPVYFFVGNHDLWMNDYFETELNIPVYHDNAAFTFNGKTFLIGHGDGKGPGDKGYKRMKKVFTNPFSKWLFRWLHPDVGVSLAQYLSVKNKLISGDEDVKFLGEENEWLVLYAKRKLETKHYNYFIFGHRHLPMIIPVGEDSNYVNLGDWIGYFTYGVFDGEKFELKKFEK from the coding sequence ATGAAAAAAATATATTTTGCTTCAGATCAGCATTTTGGTGCGCCAACTCCAGAATTGAGTTTACCGCGTGAAAAAAAATTCGTGGCTTGGCTTGATGAGGTTAAGGAAGATGCGGAAGCGATTTTTTTATTGGGAGATTTATTTGATTTTTGGTTTGAATATAAAACGGTTGTTCCGAAAGGTTTTGTTCGAATTTTAGGCAAGCTAGCCGAAATTCGTGACAGCGGAATCCCAGTTTATTTTTTTGTTGGAAATCATGATCTTTGGATGAATGATTATTTTGAAACCGAATTAAATATTCCGGTTTATCATGATAATGCAGCATTTACTTTTAACGGAAAAACGTTCCTAATTGGTCACGGAGATGGAAAAGGTCCTGGCGATAAAGGCTATAAAAGAATGAAAAAGGTATTTACAAATCCGTTTTCAAAATGGCTTTTTCGTTGGCTTCATCCAGATGTTGGTGTAAGTTTGGCTCAATATTTATCAGTTAAAAACAAATTGATTTCTGGCGATGAAGATGTAAAATTTTTAGGCGAGGAAAATGAATGGTTGGTTTTATACGCGAAACGAAAACTCGAAACCAAACACTACAATTATTTCATTTTCGGACATCGTCATTTGCCAATGATTATTCCGGTTGGCGAAGATTCAAATTATGTAAATCTAGGCGACTGGATTGGCTATTTTACGTACGGAGTTTTTGACGGAGAAAAATTTGAGCTTAAAAAATTCGAGAAATAA
- a CDS encoding 6-carboxytetrahydropterin synthase — translation MSNIRITKQFSFETGHALYGYDGKCKNVHGHSYKLSVTVIGSPITDRSNVKFGMVIDFSDLKKIVKEEIVDQFDHATVFNQTTPHIELANELKNRGHHVILVDYQPTSENMVVDFAERIKNRLPSGISLFSLKLQETESSFAEWYASDNI, via the coding sequence ATGAGTAATATCAGAATTACAAAACAATTTAGTTTCGAAACCGGTCACGCTTTGTACGGTTACGACGGAAAATGCAAGAACGTTCACGGACACAGTTATAAATTATCGGTAACAGTTATTGGTTCGCCAATTACAGATCGATCGAATGTAAAGTTCGGAATGGTGATTGACTTTTCTGACCTAAAGAAAATTGTAAAAGAAGAAATCGTCGATCAATTTGATCATGCAACTGTTTTCAATCAGACCACACCGCATATCGAATTGGCAAATGAATTGAAAAACCGCGGTCATCATGTGATTTTGGTAGATTATCAGCCAACAAGTGAAAATATGGTGGTTGATTTTGCTGAAAGAATTAAAAATCGTTTGCCGTCCGGAATTTCTCTTTTCTCATTAAAACTTCAGGAAACAGAGTCGTCTTTTGCAGAGTGGTACGCTTCAGATAATATCTAA
- a CDS encoding enoyl-CoA hydratase/isomerase family protein: protein MSLENANGSLETSFKNTIATVQFGHPASNSFPRQLLDRLTAEINSLSRNENVSVIILKSEGEKTFCSGASFDELLKVENEEQGVEFFSGFAHLLNAMRNCNKIIIGRVQGKAVGGGVGIISACDYVFATPQSDVKLSELAIGIGPFVIEPAVSRKIGKTAMTEMTLAAHEWKSADWAFQKGLYSVISDFENLDKDVENFAQRLSSYNPEALYEMKKIIWEGTEQWESLLFERAAITGKLVLSDFTKNALLQFKK from the coding sequence ATGAGCCTAGAAAATGCAAACGGAAGTTTAGAAACTTCTTTTAAAAATACTATTGCAACCGTTCAGTTTGGGCATCCAGCGAGTAATTCTTTTCCGCGCCAATTATTGGATCGCCTTACAGCAGAAATTAATTCGTTGAGCCGAAATGAAAATGTTTCGGTTATTATCTTAAAAAGTGAAGGAGAAAAAACCTTTTGTTCTGGTGCTTCTTTTGATGAACTTTTAAAAGTCGAAAATGAAGAACAAGGCGTAGAATTCTTTTCGGGATTTGCACATTTGCTGAATGCCATGAGAAATTGCAATAAAATTATAATCGGCCGTGTACAAGGAAAAGCTGTTGGAGGCGGTGTCGGAATTATTTCGGCTTGCGATTATGTTTTTGCAACACCGCAAAGTGATGTAAAACTGTCTGAATTAGCCATCGGAATTGGTCCTTTTGTGATTGAACCAGCCGTTTCTCGTAAAATAGGAAAAACGGCAATGACTGAAATGACTCTAGCAGCTCACGAATGGAAATCGGCAGATTGGGCTTTTCAGAAAGGGCTTTATTCGGTTATAAGTGATTTCGAAAATTTAGATAAAGATGTTGAAAATTTTGCCCAAAGATTAAGTTCTTATAATCCTGAAGCGCTTTATGAAATGAAAAAGATTATTTGGGAAGGAACTGAGCAATGGGAATCACTTTTGTTTGAACGTGCGGCGATTACTGGTAAATTGGTTTTGTCTGATTTTACTAAAAATGCTTTGTTGCAGTTTAAAAAATAG